A single region of the Drosophila miranda strain MSH22 chromosome 2, D.miranda_PacBio2.1, whole genome shotgun sequence genome encodes:
- the LOC108157799 gene encoding mitochondrial dicarboxylate carrier has product MSARRTVLLSYDKRNVARWYFGGVASSMAAMVTHPLDLMKVLMQTQAEKLSVGSTFKKIVREQGVLALYNGISASLLRQYTYTLARFGIYQMGSGVMDTSTMARKTFLAAVAGGIGGFVGAPADLVNVRLQNDVKLPPEQRRNYKQAIDGLIRITREEGWRSMFNGASMTALRGMLMTVGQIAFYEQSKDVLVGLGMPQSTSTYITASLISAAAATTLTQPIDVVKTRRMNARPGEYSGLTDIFVKTTLEGPMAFFKGYTPAFARLMPHTVLLFLTLEFLRINFGYLPEPKPSTTPPAK; this is encoded by the exons ATGTCGGCCAGACGTACTGTTTTGTTGTCCTACGACAAGCGTAATGTGGCACGCTGGTACTTCGGAGGCGTGGCCAGCTCGATGGCCGCCATGGTCACGCACCCGCTCGACCTGATGAAGGTTCTGATGCAGACGCAAGCGGAGAAGCTGTCCGTGGGGTCCACCTTCAAGAAGATAGTGCGCGAGCAGGGCGTGCTGGCCCTTTACAATGGCATTTCTGCCTCGCTGTTGCGCCAGTACACCTACACCCTGGCTCGCTTCGGTATCTACCAAATGGGCAGCGGAGTAATGGACACGAGCACGATGGCGCGAAAGACTTTCTTGGCAGCCGTTGCCGGTGGTATTGGAGGCTTCGTGGGAGCCCCTGCGGATCTGGTCAACGTTCGACTCCAGAACGACGTGAAGCTGCCGCCGGAACAGAGACGCAA CTACAAACAGGCCATTGACGGTCTGATCCGCATCACTAGGGAGGAGGGATGGCGCAGCATGTTCAATGGCGCCAGCATGACGGCCCTGCGAGGCATGCTCATGACCGTGGGCCAAATCGCCTTCTATGAACAGAGCAAGGATGTGCTGGTGGGTCTGGGAATGCCGCAGAGCACATCAACGTACATCACGGCCTCCCTCATATCGGCAGCAGCTGCCACAACTCTCACCCAGCCCATCGATGTGGTGAAGACGCGTCGCATGAACGCCCGGCCCGGGGAGTACTCCGGTCTCACGGACATCTTCGTGAAGACAACGCTGGAGGGTCCAATGGCCTTCTTCAAGGGCTACACACCGGCCTTTGCCCGCCTCATGCCGCACACGGTGCTGCTCTTCTTGACGCTCGAGTTCCTGCGCATTAATTTTGGCTATCTGCCCGAACCGAAGCCGTCTACCACACCGCCGGCCAAGTAA
- the LOC108157801 gene encoding uncharacterized protein LOC108157801 isoform X1: protein MASFQDLEAFEAGAKLVQDDEEVPPPRVSAHRIVMNVFILILFNLTLIAAIIGFYLYTQSNSGKDQQKVLNGVYCVGAIALFVVLYQMGDLSKDNPNFYYI, encoded by the exons ATGGCGTCTTTCCAAGATTTGGAAGCTTTCGAGGCCGGGGCCAAACTTGTCCAAG ATGACGAGGAGGTACCTCCGCCCAGAGTCTCCGCCCACCGCATAGTGATGAACGTGTTCATACTGATTCTGTTCAATCTGACCCTGATTGCGGCCATCATTGGTTTCTATTTGTATACTCAAAGCAACTCTGGAAAGGACCAGCAGAAAGTTCTAAATGGGGTCTACTGTGTCGGAGCCATCGCTCTCTTCGTGGTTCTGTATCAGATGGGC GACCTGTCCAAGGACAATCCCAATTTCTATTATATTTAG
- the LOC108157801 gene encoding uncharacterized protein LOC108157801 isoform X2 — MASFQDLEAFEAGAKLVQDDEEVPPPRVSAHRIVMNVFILILFNLTLIAAIIGFYLYTQSNSGKDQQKVLNGVYCVGAIALFVVLYQMGGN, encoded by the exons ATGGCGTCTTTCCAAGATTTGGAAGCTTTCGAGGCCGGGGCCAAACTTGTCCAAG ATGACGAGGAGGTACCTCCGCCCAGAGTCTCCGCCCACCGCATAGTGATGAACGTGTTCATACTGATTCTGTTCAATCTGACCCTGATTGCGGCCATCATTGGTTTCTATTTGTATACTCAAAGCAACTCTGGAAAGGACCAGCAGAAAGTTCTAAATGGGGTCTACTGTGTCGGAGCCATCGCTCTCTTCGTGGTTCTGTATCAGATGGGC
- the LOC108154577 gene encoding metallothionein-2: protein MVCKGCGTNCQCSAQRCGDNCSCNKDCNCVCKTGPKNQCCSNK from the exons ATGGTGTGCAAAGGATGCGGAACCA ACTGCCAGTGCTCGGCCCAGAGATGCGGAGACAACTGTTCCTGCAACAAGGACTGCAACTGTGTCTGCAAGACTGGACCCAAGAACCAATGCTGCAGCAACAAATAA
- the LOC108157632 gene encoding vesicular glutamate transporter 1: MTDLESTKNGKHHGLVHHNNNDITESEPLTWRFWRKQRYIVVLLAFFGFFNVYSLRVNLSVAIVAMTENRTVVDGDGNVSYEQDFPWDSKQKGLILSSFFYGYILTQFLGGYIGTKIGGNIVFGTGIGSTAILTLLTPLAAKHSLEMFLAVRIIEGFFEGVTFPGIHAVWARWSPPLERSRMASIAFAGNYAGTVVAMPCSGILATRCGWESVFYVFGTIGLIWYIVWLIFVRAGPELDRFCSKEECDYIQKTIGYTGNRNIKHPWKSIFTSMAFYAIMASHFSENWGFYTLLTQLPSFLKDTLNFDLGKTGLLSAVPYLAMGILLAVSGYLADWLQVKGIWTTTQVRRNFNCGAFLAQTVFMMLTAYLLDPTWSVVSLTIAVGLGAFAWSGFAVNHLDIAPQHASVLMGIGNTFATIPGIVSPLLTGYVVVEQTSDEWRIIFFISAGIYLIGCVIYWFYCSGELQEWAKTPEQKAQEAEEKAQLQLTQTGGGFVNAAAELKD, encoded by the exons ATGACTGATTTGGAGTCTACAAAAAACGGAAAACACCATGGTCTGGTGCACCACAACAA CAATGATATCACGGAGAGCGAGCCCCTTACATGGCGGTTTTGGCGCAAGCAACGCTACATTGTGGTGCTCTTGGCTTTCTTTGGCTTCTTCAATGTGTACTCGCTTCGGGTGAATCTCTCGGTGGCCATTGTGGCCATGACCGAGAACCGCACGGTTGTAGACGGCGATGGGAACGTGTCATATGAGCAGGACTTTCCCTGGGACTCGAAACAGAAGGGCCTTATTCTTAGCTCGTTCTTCTATGGCTACATTCTGACGCAGTTCTTGGGCGGCTACATTGGCACCAAGATTGGTGGCAACATT GTCTTTGGCACTGGCATTGGCAGTACTGCGATCCTCACACTGCTCACGCCGCTGGCTGCCAAGCACAGTTTGGAGATGTTCCTGGCAGTGCGCATCATTGAGGGCTTTTTCGAGGGCGTCACCTTCCCGGGCATTCATGCCGTGTGGGCCCGCTGGTCGCCGCCTCTGGAGCGATCGCGCATGGCCTCCATTGCTTTTGCGGGTAACTATGCGGGCACTGTGGTCGCGATGCCCTGTTCAGGGATACTGGCCACTCGATGCGGCTGGGAGAGTGTGTTCTATGTGTTCGGCACTATCGGCCTTATCTGGTACATTGTCTGGCTGATTTTCGTGCGCGCTGGACCGGAGCTGGATCGGTTCTGTTCGAAGGAGGAGTGCGACTATATCCAGAAGACAATTGGCTATACAGGCAACAGGAACATCAAGCATCCATGGAAGTCGATCTTCACGTCGATGGCGTTCTATGCCATCATGGCTTCGCACTTCTCGGAGAACTGGGGCTTCTACACGCTGCTCACCCAATTGCCCAGCTTCCTAAAGG ATACGCTCAACTTTGACCTGGGCAAGACGGGCCTTCTCTCGGCTGTCCCATACCTGGCCATGGGGATTCTCCTTGCCGTTTCCGGCTATCTGGCCGATTGGCTGCAGGTGAAGGGCATTTGGACGACAACTCAGGTGCGCCGCAACTTCAATTGTGGCGCCTTCCTGGCTCAGACCGTGTTCATGATGCTCACAGCATATCTCCTGGATCCCACCTGGTCGGTGGTGAGTCTCACTATTGCTGTGGGACTGGGTGCCTTTGCTTGGTCCGGCTTTGC GGTTAATCACTTGGACATTGCTCCGCAGCATGCCAGCGTCCTGATGGGCATTGGCAACACGTTCGCAACTATTCCGGGAATTGTCAGTCCGCTGCTAACAGGCTACGTGGTTGTCGAACAGACCAGCGATGAGTGGCGTATAATCTTCTTTATTTCGGCGGGCATATATCTAATCGGCTGTGTCATCTACTGGTTCTACTGCTCCGGCGAGCTGCAGGAGTGGGCGAAGACGCCCGAGCAGAAGGCCCAGGAGGCCGAGGAGAAGGCGCAGCTGCAGTTAACGCAAACCGGAGGAGGGTTTGTAAACGCGGCAGCCGAGCTGAAGGACTAG
- the LOC108155917 gene encoding metallothionein-2, with protein sequence MPCKGCGNNCQCTSGQCGSTCAGNTQCQCAAKTGAKCCKAK encoded by the exons ATGCCTTGCAAAGGATGCGGAAACA ACTGCCAGTGCACATCGGGCCAGTGCGGAAGTACCTGTGCCGGTAACACCCAGTGCCAATGCGCCGCCAAAACAGGAGCCAAGTGCTGCAAGGCCAAGTGA
- the LOC108155916 gene encoding metallothionein-4: MGCKACGTNCQCSATKCGDNCACSQQCQCACKNGPKDKCCSTKN, encoded by the exons atgggTTGCAAGGCTTGCGGAACAA ACTGCCAGTGCTCGGCCACCAAGTGCGGCGACAACTGCGCCTGCAGCCAGCAGTGCCAGTGCGCCTGCAAGAACGGACCCAAGGATAAGTGTTGTTCCACCAAGAACTAA